GGGGGGGCGTTCCATAGTGACCCAGGTGAATGTGCTCGCCCCAGTAGAATTCCAAAATGCCGTCATTCGTCCAGTCATCGTAGGAATTGGCGACGGAATCGGCGGATTGATATTTGCGAGGAAAGAGTAGGTATAGCGCGAGTCCAAGACCGAGTAGCCCCAGGAAGAACGCGATCGTGTAGGTGGTGCCGTAGAGAAGTGTCAAGAAAGAAATTTTCATCACGTAAAATGTCTGGGTGCGGAAAATAGCTGCAAACGCTGAAGAATATAATGACTCTGGATGGGTAGCTATTCAAGCTATCTTCTCAAATGCCAAGTCTTAGCAAACGGGATGTGAAAACCCTGTGAGTTCTAAAACACAGTTCCGGCAACTGAGTCTGCCAGTCCAGGAAAAGCCCCCGTCTTCCGTTCGCGACAGATTCAATAGATTCAATCGTCGCTGTGCTTCAGTTAGCGTTGTCATAGCCTCAGTCATTGCAATCGGCATCAAACAGAGAAGATTAGAGCTCATCGATCGAACAGAATAGGTGATGCAATTAATTTTAGCACTCGCTGATTTTGGGTTTAGAAGCCGCGATCGACCCTGTGCTCCCCTTGAGTTGAAGAATTGAAGCGGCTTTGGGAGTCTGGAAGATACGATAGCGGAGTACCAAGATGGCGACCTAGATGCATAATGCATAATGATATAAGTCATCCAATCTGATTGTTGATGGTACTTTGCTTGTTATTTGCTTATGTCCCCATTGTTGCATCATGCGTGTTTTACACAACGTAGCTATGAGTATTGAAAATTGTTGGGATATTGCTTAGGGGAGGAGATTATGATTGTTAGAAATGTTGACCTATCGATCGCCCAAATTAAAGAACTCTGCGATCGCTGGCGGATCACAGAATTTGCCCTATTTGGCTCAGTTTTGCGGAATGACTTTCAACGGAAAGATGTTATCGGAATGCGAAATATCCTAATTCATCAATACGATCAGGTGGATACAGAGGTTATATGGGACGCAATTTGCCAAGATATTCCAGAATTAATCAGCCTCATTCAACCTTTGTTATAAATGACTGTTATAAATGATGGCCCTTGCCCAATCGTCTGACCAAGCCGCTTCAAAACTGGCAGTCCGTGGCAGAGTGCATGATCAAATACAAATGGGGCAAATACCCGCAATCGTCCTCTATTTCAGCCAGGGTTATCATGGCCTCCGTCACTGCAATAGCCGTGAATCAGTGGATACACCACACAAAGCCCCTAGGGCAACCACCAGGTAACTCCTAGGGACTTCGTGTTGATATCATTTAAGAGGTTCGATCGAACCTCCGTTTTGACCCGCTGTGCCTTAACCTGCTAACTGGATCGATCGAGTCACCAACGTTTCCGCCGTAATGCCATTCAGCGCCATTAACTCGCCCGCAGAAGCCGTGGTTTCCCCACGCTTCCAGGAGACGACATCCCGCTTCACGCCACTCCGCAGCATAATTGGTTCCAGCATATTGGCAGGGCCACCCGTCACACCAATCAACGCATCCCCACCAAACAAGGCATCGAACCCGGCATCATCCAAGAAAGTCCCATCGGGTTCCGACGTGGTATCCCACAGAACATCCGTAGGCCGATAGAGACGACGGGGATTAATCACTGAGACGATGCGCACCCCGTACCCCTGGGCTTCCAACTGTTGTGCAGCGGTATATACCGGGTTGAGTGTCATGTCACCCACCACAGCAAAGACAACCTTCTTACTGCCATCACTTTCGTGTAGAACAACGCCACCCTTTTCCAATCCTTCCCGCGTTTGGGAAAACGTTGTCCGAATTGGCAACGGAGATTTGCTAGCAGTAATCACGATCCCTTTGTTCGAAGTGCCCAAGGCCCAGTCGTAACAGACTTGGATACTGTTAGCATCCGGTGGGAAGACGGGAAACACATTCCCATTGCGCATCATGGCAGCGAAATAGGCTTCCACCTCCGGGCGTTGGTGCGTCCAACCGTTGCGACCCTGTTCCAGCGCCCCTGCGGTAAACAGCGTAATTGTGGAAGGGGTGGGGCGACGCAGTTCCGCCATGGCCTGGGTCACGGTTTGCCAGATGGGAAGACCGTTGATCGCGAAGGATTCGTAGGAACACCAAAGGCTGCGTCCGCCAAACAGGGCCAGACCCGCCGCTAGACCTGCGCAAGCATCTTCATTCAACGGTTCATAGACCTGACCACCGGGGTGCTGGTT
The Alkalinema sp. FACHB-956 DNA segment above includes these coding regions:
- a CDS encoding HepT-like ribonuclease domain-containing protein; the encoded protein is MIVRNVDLSIAQIKELCDRWRITEFALFGSVLRNDFQRKDVIGMRNILIHQYDQVDTEVIWDAICQDIPELISLIQPLL